A DNA window from Gillisia sp. Hel1_33_143 contains the following coding sequences:
- a CDS encoding glycosyltransferase encodes MITFLFSLFIVFAIVNIAYYIGYLNFTSIPNTVTNNSDLPISVIICAKNEAENLKQFIPSILDQNYSNFEVVLINDASFDETLEVMESFLYDPRVKLVNVENNEAFWGKKKYALTLGIKKASNPYLLFTDADCAPESKFWIQKMASGFAQEKSIILGYGGYFKNKSSFLNKMIRFETLLTAVQYFSYANWGIPYMGVGRNLAYTSSEFYNQNGYATHLHLKSGDDDLFVNQAATKENTSICLDKDAITRSCPKTSYKSWITQKRRHISTAKYYKKKHKALLGLFYFSQFAFWILAIFLLSFLIHWQLVLGILVIRLILQLVVIWKSAKKLDELDLVWLTPILEIFLICIQFGIFSLNLFSKPTNWK; translated from the coding sequence ATGATAACATTTTTATTCTCCCTATTTATAGTTTTTGCTATAGTTAATATTGCATATTATATTGGCTATTTAAATTTTACCTCAATCCCAAATACCGTCACTAACAATTCAGATCTACCAATCTCGGTAATTATCTGCGCAAAAAATGAAGCAGAAAATCTAAAGCAATTTATCCCAAGCATCCTAGATCAGAATTATTCTAATTTTGAAGTTGTTCTTATTAATGATGCTTCTTTTGATGAAACTCTAGAAGTTATGGAGAGCTTTCTATATGACCCAAGAGTTAAATTAGTAAACGTTGAGAATAACGAGGCTTTTTGGGGAAAGAAGAAATATGCACTCACTCTAGGAATTAAAAAAGCAAGCAATCCATATCTTTTATTTACAGATGCAGATTGCGCTCCAGAAAGTAAATTCTGGATTCAAAAGATGGCTTCAGGTTTTGCACAAGAAAAATCAATCATCCTTGGTTATGGAGGTTATTTTAAAAACAAGTCTTCTTTTCTCAATAAAATGATTCGGTTTGAAACGCTACTCACTGCTGTTCAATATTTCTCTTATGCAAATTGGGGTATACCCTATATGGGGGTTGGCAGAAATTTAGCCTACACCTCTTCAGAATTCTACAATCAGAATGGCTATGCCACCCACCTCCATTTAAAATCTGGAGATGACGATCTTTTTGTAAATCAGGCGGCAACCAAAGAGAACACCAGCATTTGCTTAGACAAAGATGCTATTACCCGTAGCTGCCCAAAGACTAGTTATAAATCATGGATCACACAAAAACGCAGACATATCTCCACTGCCAAATATTACAAGAAAAAGCATAAAGCTTTACTAGGCTTATTTTATTTTTCTCAATTTGCCTTTTGGATCTTAGCTATATTTTTGCTGAGCTTTCTTATTCACTGGCAGTTAGTTCTTGGAATATTAGTTATAAGGCTGATTTTGCAATTGGTAGTTATATGGAAATCTGCAAAGAAATTAGATGAGTTAGATCTTGTATGGCTTACTCCAATTTTGGAGATTTTTCTTATCTGTATACAATTTGGTATCTTTAGTCTTAATCTTTTTTCAAAACCAACTAATTGGAAATAA
- a CDS encoding RNA polymerase sigma factor — protein MEINTATLLKHIKQAKEGQQQAFKFLLDSYWMEVYAFQMKRVRNEYDAEEITIQTFSKAFDKLETFDEKYSFKTWLITISKNIHIDLLRKSKSSIRANTADEPSENVNRIPDETPSIEDILINEQHLAQLLSDIKQLKPHYQEVINLRYFQEKSYKEIATYLKEPMNNVKVKLLRAKKLLAQIIEARKS, from the coding sequence TTGGAAATAAATACTGCAACGCTTCTAAAGCATATTAAACAGGCAAAAGAAGGGCAGCAGCAGGCTTTTAAATTTTTGCTTGATTCATATTGGATGGAAGTATACGCTTTTCAAATGAAAAGAGTGCGCAATGAATATGATGCTGAAGAAATTACAATTCAAACTTTTTCCAAGGCCTTTGATAAATTAGAGACTTTTGATGAAAAATACAGCTTTAAAACCTGGCTTATTACTATTTCCAAGAACATTCACATAGATCTTTTAAGAAAAAGTAAATCTTCCATAAGAGCTAATACGGCAGATGAGCCATCAGAAAATGTAAATAGAATACCAGATGAGACTCCAAGCATCGAAGATATTTTAATTAATGAGCAACATCTTGCACAGCTTTTAAGCGACATTAAGCAATTAAAACCGCATTATCAGGAAGTAATAAATCTTAGATATTTTCAAGAGAAATCTTATAAAGAGATTGCCACTTACCTTAAAGAGCCTATGAACAATGTTAAGGTAAAACTCCTTAGAGCTAAGAAACTTTTAGCTCAAATTATCGAAGCTCGAAAAAGCTAA
- a CDS encoding pyridoxal phosphate-dependent aminotransferase: MPKISDKGHSMPESPIRKLVPYAEAATKKGKKIYQLNIGQPDIKTPQVALDAVRNHNIEVLSYSHSAGFAEYRDKLAKYYTGKNIAVDGDDIIISTGGSEALMFAMGSIADTGDEIIIPEPFYANYNGFATASGVTIIPVESKIENNFALPPISEFEKLITPKTKAILICNPGNPTGYLYTQEEIKQLADVALKHDIFLVSDEVYREFTYDGAEHFSIMSLPELKNHAIMIDSVSKRYSMCGARIGCLVSKNKEVIQTAMKFAQARLSPPTFEQIASEAALDTPQSYFDEVIKEYTNRRNILIKGLNSIEGVKVAEPKGAFYCIAELPVESADDFARWLLEDFQLDNETIMVAPAAGFYSTPNTGLNQVRIAYVLKKENLERAIEILRAALKEYNK, encoded by the coding sequence ATGCCTAAAATTTCAGATAAGGGTCATTCTATGCCAGAATCCCCAATAAGAAAATTAGTACCTTATGCAGAAGCCGCAACCAAAAAAGGTAAAAAGATATACCAGTTAAACATAGGACAGCCAGATATTAAAACCCCACAGGTGGCTTTAGATGCTGTTAGAAACCATAATATTGAAGTATTATCTTACAGTCATTCTGCAGGTTTTGCAGAATATAGAGATAAGCTTGCAAAATATTATACCGGCAAAAATATTGCCGTAGATGGCGATGATATCATCATATCTACCGGAGGTTCAGAAGCTTTGATGTTCGCTATGGGTAGTATTGCAGATACGGGTGATGAAATTATCATACCCGAACCATTCTACGCTAATTACAACGGATTTGCTACAGCTTCAGGCGTTACCATCATTCCTGTAGAATCTAAAATAGAAAACAATTTTGCACTTCCTCCAATTTCAGAATTTGAAAAATTAATAACTCCTAAAACCAAGGCAATATTAATTTGTAATCCTGGAAATCCTACCGGTTATTTATATACTCAGGAAGAGATAAAGCAACTAGCAGATGTTGCATTAAAGCATGATATTTTCTTAGTTTCTGATGAAGTTTATAGAGAATTCACCTACGATGGTGCTGAACATTTCTCTATAATGAGCCTTCCAGAATTAAAAAACCATGCTATTATGATAGATTCTGTATCTAAGCGATACAGTATGTGTGGCGCTAGAATTGGATGTCTTGTATCGAAGAACAAAGAGGTTATACAAACTGCTATGAAGTTTGCCCAGGCTAGATTGAGTCCTCCAACATTTGAACAGATTGCTAGTGAAGCTGCTTTAGATACTCCACAAAGTTATTTTGATGAAGTAATAAAAGAATATACCAATAGAAGAAATATTCTTATTAAGGGTTTAAATTCTATAGAGGGTGTTAAGGTTGCAGAACCTAAAGGTGCATTTTATTGTATCGCCGAATTGCCGGTAGAAAGTGCAGACGACTTTGCAAGATGGTTGCTAGAAGATTTTCAATTAGATAATGAAACCATTATGGTTGCCCCGGCTGCAGGTTTTTACTCTACTCCAAACACAGGATTAAATCAGGTAAGAATTGCTTACGTCCTTAAAAAAGAGAATTTAGAAAGAGCCATAGAAATTCTTAGAGCTGCATTAAAAGAATACAACAAATAG
- a CDS encoding aspartyl protease family protein, whose amino-acid sequence MKKAIGLLMIFLMLHHIASSQGNFRIEDDKSKFELPFQLVSDLVIIPLELNGVKLSFLLDTGVDSTILFSLDKEDSIDVKDASIIYLRGIGEEEPIRALKSTGNSIKIGNSFSNDLSIYISFDNSMNLSSRLGIPVNGIIGNDFFKDFVLDFNYLKKKLIVYNKDRYSSKKCNRCEVLPLTFSNNKPYIEAISKINGKELKLNFLIDSGSGDAIWVFEEKSAGVSLPEVHFDDFLGYGMSGSVYGARSRVESIKLGKFVLNDVTASFPDKTYIDGLKTYDTKNGSIGAKILRRSQVIFDYSRKSVSLRPNRLYLEPFEYDMSGIVIAHDGQMIVKELDHSSTNGINNLNTTEGAGSVIYESTTSVKFKLQPLYKIVEVRPESPAEKVGLQKGDILLEINNKPAYRFSLSGLQRILSSKDGKRIKLKIERGLDKITIDFRLKKIL is encoded by the coding sequence TTGAAAAAAGCAATAGGTCTTTTGATGATTTTTTTAATGCTTCACCATATTGCTAGTTCTCAAGGAAATTTTAGAATTGAAGATGATAAATCTAAATTTGAGTTGCCTTTTCAGCTAGTTAGTGATCTGGTTATAATCCCTTTAGAGTTAAATGGAGTAAAACTATCTTTTTTGCTCGATACCGGTGTAGATTCTACTATTTTATTCAGCTTAGATAAAGAAGATTCTATAGATGTAAAAGATGCGAGTATTATTTATTTACGAGGCATAGGGGAGGAAGAGCCAATTAGAGCGCTAAAATCTACAGGGAATAGCATTAAGATTGGAAATTCTTTTTCCAACGACCTTTCCATTTATATCTCTTTTGATAATAGCATGAATCTCTCCAGCAGATTGGGAATACCTGTAAATGGCATTATTGGTAACGATTTTTTTAAAGATTTTGTTCTAGATTTTAATTATTTAAAAAAGAAGTTGATTGTCTATAATAAAGATCGCTACAGTTCTAAAAAATGCAATCGATGTGAGGTATTGCCTCTAACATTTTCTAATAATAAACCATACATAGAGGCGATATCTAAAATAAACGGAAAGGAGCTTAAACTGAACTTTTTAATAGATAGCGGTTCTGGAGATGCTATTTGGGTATTTGAAGAAAAATCTGCAGGAGTAAGTTTGCCGGAAGTCCATTTTGATGACTTTTTAGGTTATGGTATGAGTGGTAGTGTTTACGGAGCTAGGAGCAGGGTTGAAAGTATAAAACTTGGAAAGTTTGTACTAAATGATGTTACCGCCAGTTTTCCAGATAAAACTTATATAGATGGGCTTAAGACTTACGATACTAAGAACGGAAGTATTGGAGCTAAAATTTTAAGAAGGTCCCAGGTGATCTTTGATTATTCCAGAAAAAGTGTAAGCTTAAGACCAAATAGGCTTTATTTAGAGCCTTTTGAATACGACATGAGTGGTATTGTAATAGCGCATGATGGACAAATGATCGTGAAGGAGCTAGATCACAGCAGTACCAATGGAATTAATAATTTGAATACTACAGAAGGTGCTGGTAGTGTTATTTATGAAAGCACTACTTCTGTGAAATTTAAATTACAACCTTTGTATAAGATTGTGGAAGTGCGTCCAGAATCCCCAGCAGAAAAGGTAGGTTTACAGAAAGGTGATATTCTATTAGAAATAAATAATAAGCCTGCTTATAGATTCTCTCTTTCTGGGTTACAAAGGATTTTAAGTTCAAAAGATGGAAAAAGGATAAAGTTAAAAATTGAAAGAGGTCTAGATAAGATTACGATAGATTTTAGATTGAAAAAGATACTGTAA
- a CDS encoding DUF1573 domain-containing protein: MKTYISIIIFMLAGLGTITAQNAAKFEFKAEVIDYGDIQKGSDGTQIFTFKNIGDSPLIIENVYSSCGCTVPTWTKSAVAPGKSGEIKVKYDTDIVGPIRRTITIYSNADESPKAIKIKGRVMEPIN, translated from the coding sequence ATGAAAACCTACATTTCAATAATAATATTTATGCTGGCTGGTCTTGGAACCATTACAGCACAGAACGCTGCAAAGTTTGAATTTAAAGCGGAAGTTATAGATTACGGCGATATACAGAAAGGAAGCGATGGAACTCAAATATTCACTTTTAAGAATATTGGGGATTCCCCTTTAATTATAGAAAATGTGTATTCTAGCTGTGGATGCACAGTACCTACATGGACAAAGTCTGCTGTTGCTCCGGGAAAAAGCGGAGAGATAAAAGTGAAGTATGACACAGATATCGTAGGACCTATTAGAAGAACCATTACTATCTATTCTAACGCAGATGAATCGCCAAAGGCTATTAAAATTAAGGGTCGAGTAATGGAACCTATCAATTAG
- the gap gene encoding type I glyceraldehyde-3-phosphate dehydrogenase translates to MSDKLKIGINGFGRIGRNLFRLLIQNTEIEVVAINDLADAKTLAHLLKYDSIHGKLNEEVTAEDSNILINGKRIPVLNAEHPKDINWPEYNVDYIVEATGKFKKRKDLESHLQTGVKKVILSVPPEDDTIKMVVLGVNEAILDGSENIISNASCTTNNAAPMLDVINKNFGVKHAYISTIHSYTSDQTLHDRPHKDLRRARAATQSIVPTTTGAAKALTKIFPELKDVIGGCGIRVPVPNGSLTDMTLNVNKATSIEEVNKVFKEASNTYLKNYLSYTEEPLVSIDINGDPHSCIFDSQMTSVIGGDLIKLIGWYDNEIGYSSRLIDLISFVSKE, encoded by the coding sequence ATGTCAGATAAATTAAAGATTGGAATTAATGGGTTTGGTAGAATTGGAAGAAATCTTTTCAGGCTATTAATTCAAAATACAGAAATAGAAGTTGTAGCTATTAATGATCTTGCGGATGCTAAAACCCTCGCACATCTATTAAAATACGACAGTATTCATGGCAAACTGAATGAAGAGGTAACTGCAGAGGATTCTAATATTTTAATAAATGGAAAGAGAATACCTGTTCTAAATGCTGAACATCCTAAAGATATTAACTGGCCTGAATATAATGTTGATTACATTGTAGAAGCTACGGGTAAATTTAAGAAGCGTAAGGATCTAGAATCTCACTTACAGACAGGGGTTAAAAAGGTGATCTTATCTGTACCGCCTGAAGATGACACTATTAAAATGGTAGTTCTTGGAGTAAATGAAGCAATTTTAGATGGATCTGAAAATATTATTTCAAATGCTTCTTGCACAACAAATAATGCAGCACCAATGCTGGATGTGATCAACAAGAATTTTGGAGTTAAACATGCCTACATTTCTACTATACATTCTTATACATCAGATCAAACCTTGCATGATAGGCCTCATAAAGATCTAAGAAGAGCTCGTGCAGCAACTCAATCTATTGTTCCCACCACTACTGGAGCCGCAAAAGCTCTAACTAAGATCTTTCCAGAGCTAAAAGATGTTATTGGTGGATGCGGAATTCGAGTGCCTGTTCCTAACGGATCTCTTACAGACATGACTTTAAATGTTAATAAAGCTACTTCTATAGAGGAAGTTAACAAAGTATTTAAGGAAGCATCGAATACGTATCTTAAAAATTACCTTAGTTACACAGAAGAACCGCTGGTTTCAATAGACATTAATGGAGATCCTCATTCTTGCATTTTCGACTCACAAATGACTTCTGTAATTGGAGGCGATCTTATAAAGCTTATTGGTTGGTATGATAATGAAATAGGATATTCCAGCAGGTTGATTGATTTAATTTCATTCGTTTCAAAAGAATAA
- the murB gene encoding UDP-N-acetylmuramate dehydrogenase produces MKVFENFSLKAYNTFGIDVKARKFISVTSIDDLKTVLKQTYSDQLFILGGGSNMLLTKDIDATVVHLDLKGTEITRETEEYVLIRAEAGENWHQFVLHTLENNWGGLENLSLIPGNIGTAPIQNIGAYGVELKDTFYSCTALNIQTLEERKFSLEECGFGYRNSIFKNDVKGKYVITSVTFKLKKKDHLIQTNYGAIDTALEEMGIDNPTIQDVSKAVIKIRQEKLPDPKILGNSGSFFKNPVISALEFDTLKLKFPKMPSYQISDNEVKIPAGWLIDTAGLKGFREGDAGIHINQALVLVNYGNATGSEIWSLAAKVQEKVYDLFNIKLEAEVNVF; encoded by the coding sequence ATGAAAGTGTTTGAGAATTTTTCTTTAAAAGCTTATAATACCTTCGGAATAGACGTAAAGGCTAGAAAGTTTATTTCTGTTACGTCCATAGATGATCTAAAGACGGTTTTAAAACAAACCTATTCAGATCAATTATTTATTTTGGGTGGTGGTAGCAATATGTTGCTTACAAAAGATATAGATGCCACCGTGGTTCATTTAGACCTAAAAGGAACAGAAATTACAAGAGAGACTGAAGAATACGTTCTTATTAGAGCAGAGGCAGGTGAAAACTGGCATCAGTTTGTACTTCATACCCTAGAAAATAATTGGGGCGGACTTGAAAATCTTTCTCTTATACCCGGAAATATTGGTACTGCTCCAATTCAAAACATTGGAGCTTACGGAGTGGAGTTAAAAGATACTTTTTATTCTTGTACCGCTTTAAATATACAGACCTTAGAAGAACGAAAATTCAGTTTGGAAGAATGTGGCTTTGGTTACAGAAATTCAATATTTAAGAATGATGTTAAGGGTAAATATGTGATTACTAGCGTGACCTTTAAATTAAAAAAGAAAGATCATTTAATACAAACTAATTACGGGGCCATTGATACTGCTTTGGAGGAAATGGGTATTGACAATCCTACAATTCAAGACGTCTCAAAAGCTGTAATAAAGATTAGACAGGAGAAACTTCCAGACCCTAAGATTTTAGGAAATAGCGGTAGCTTCTTCAAAAATCCAGTTATAAGCGCCCTAGAATTCGATACTCTTAAGCTGAAATTTCCAAAAATGCCTTCTTATCAAATATCAGATAATGAAGTAAAGATTCCTGCCGGCTGGCTAATAGACACTGCCGGTCTTAAAGGATTTAGAGAAGGTGACGCCGGAATACACATAAACCAGGCTTTGGTTTTAGTGAATTATGGAAACGCTACTGGATCTGAAATTTGGTCTCTTGCTGCAAAAGTGCAAGAAAAAGTTTATGACCTATTTAATATCAAGTTAGAAGCAGAAGTAAACGTTTTTTAA
- a CDS encoding ATP-binding protein, translated as MKNLLFALLCLFYFSDIVAFQQERKIDTSEVNLKIRNLLTDAEISVNVLDFEKALTELNSALALSKEVNNQKYIALSSSILSELFYIRHDLKRASTEILRAIAIQRDIDDKSGLAYSYITYSKILSLQNDAAQAYKYLNLAERYYKQTEDNESLSLVKLNRGIVKLRENSNSASLQEALEELKEAEEYLKDSNNKYEVARLHYFQSRIYTTQKKYDLAQAEAEKSFELGKKFGFGSMIMSSNHILSQINEERGNYKASLVYLKQSNEARDSIFNLNKEALAQDANTKYGVDAMKANVTELTFKNAEQERSLKVNKLTTILSVALITILSLLTLSLYKNNNLRARANDLLQKKNDELTIAKENAEKASLAKAQFLSTITHELRTPLYAVTGLTHLLLEESPTENQKEHLNSLKFSGEYLLSLINNILDLNKLEAKKVEVLETSFNLEKRISDVLIALKNSADNKNTKFHLEFDKEIPKKLKGDPLKISQILINLIGNSIKFTENGDIWIRVNKTKQQDQFAYLHFEIEDNGEGISKEKQSSIFDNFTQGSTQINRKFGGTGLGLSIVKNLLNLMNSDVHLRSELGKGSSFTFDLKFEAFESPFATDNLPQSGAQFSVPLSNDIMHNKRILIVEDNKINQMITRKILEKHKVICDVADNGTIAIDKVKSNPFDLILMDIHMPGISGIEATIEIRKFDTQIPIVALTAVTLDENLDEFYLNGFTDIIPKPYKTEEFFSKINYHLSSSNVQV; from the coding sequence ATGAAGAACTTACTTTTTGCCCTTTTGTGTCTTTTCTACTTTTCTGATATCGTTGCTTTTCAGCAAGAACGTAAAATTGACACCTCCGAGGTTAATTTAAAGATTCGAAATCTACTTACAGATGCCGAGATTTCTGTGAATGTTCTAGATTTTGAAAAAGCTTTAACAGAACTAAATTCTGCACTGGCATTATCTAAAGAAGTCAACAATCAAAAATACATTGCTCTCTCGAGCAGTATCCTATCAGAACTTTTCTATATACGTCACGATCTTAAACGTGCGAGCACAGAAATCTTAAGAGCCATTGCCATTCAAAGAGATATAGATGATAAAAGCGGCTTAGCATATAGTTACATAACGTATTCCAAGATTTTAAGTTTACAAAATGACGCAGCTCAGGCGTACAAATATCTAAATTTGGCAGAGCGGTACTACAAGCAAACCGAGGATAACGAAAGCCTTAGCTTAGTTAAGCTCAATAGGGGAATTGTAAAACTAAGAGAAAACTCTAATTCTGCATCGTTACAAGAGGCTTTAGAAGAATTAAAAGAAGCAGAAGAGTACTTAAAAGATTCTAATAATAAATATGAGGTTGCCAGACTTCACTATTTTCAAAGTAGGATCTATACGACGCAGAAGAAATATGATCTTGCTCAGGCTGAAGCTGAGAAATCTTTTGAGTTAGGTAAAAAGTTTGGTTTTGGAAGCATGATTATGAGCAGTAATCATATTTTAAGTCAGATAAATGAAGAAAGAGGTAACTATAAAGCCTCACTCGTTTATTTGAAACAAAGTAATGAGGCAAGAGATTCTATATTTAATTTGAACAAAGAGGCATTAGCTCAAGATGCAAACACCAAATATGGTGTAGATGCCATGAAAGCTAATGTAACAGAGCTCACATTCAAAAATGCTGAACAAGAACGCTCTTTGAAAGTGAATAAGCTAACCACTATTTTAAGTGTTGCCTTAATCACCATATTATCCCTACTAACTCTTTCTTTATATAAGAATAATAACTTGCGTGCAAGAGCCAATGATCTTCTTCAGAAAAAGAACGACGAGCTTACTATTGCAAAAGAGAATGCCGAAAAAGCTTCTTTGGCAAAAGCACAATTCTTATCAACAATTACCCACGAACTAAGAACACCGCTATATGCGGTAACAGGTTTAACACATTTATTGTTAGAAGAAAGTCCAACTGAAAATCAAAAAGAGCACTTAAATTCACTTAAATTTTCCGGTGAGTATCTTTTATCTCTAATTAATAATATATTAGATCTTAACAAACTTGAAGCTAAGAAAGTTGAGGTTTTAGAAACATCATTTAATTTAGAAAAAAGAATTTCTGATGTATTAATTGCATTAAAAAATTCTGCCGATAATAAGAACACTAAATTTCACTTAGAATTTGATAAGGAAATACCTAAGAAATTAAAAGGTGATCCGCTGAAGATCTCTCAGATCTTGATTAACCTAATTGGTAACTCCATTAAATTTACAGAAAACGGAGATATTTGGATTCGGGTTAATAAGACCAAACAGCAAGATCAATTTGCCTATCTTCATTTTGAAATTGAAGATAATGGAGAAGGGATCTCAAAAGAGAAACAAAGCAGCATATTCGATAATTTTACACAAGGATCTACGCAGATCAACCGTAAGTTTGGTGGTACTGGACTTGGTCTTTCTATTGTGAAGAATTTATTGAATTTAATGAACAGTGATGTTCATTTAAGAAGTGAACTTGGTAAAGGATCTTCATTTACTTTTGATCTAAAATTTGAAGCATTTGAATCTCCTTTCGCTACAGATAACCTTCCACAATCTGGCGCACAATTTTCTGTTCCGCTTTCTAATGATATTATGCATAATAAGAGGATCTTAATTGTAGAAGATAATAAGATCAACCAAATGATCACCAGAAAGATATTAGAAAAACATAAAGTTATTTGTGATGTTGCTGATAATGGGACAATTGCCATAGATAAAGTGAAGAGCAATCCGTTCGATCTAATACTAATGGACATTCATATGCCTGGAATTAGTGGGATTGAAGCTACCATTGAAATTAGAAAGTTTGATACTCAAATTCCAATAGTTGCGCTAACAGCCGTAACTCTAGATGAAAATCTAGACGAATTCTATTTAAATGGCTTTACAGATATCATCCCTAAACCTTATAAAACAGAAGAGTTCTTCAGTAAAATAAATTATCATTTATCAAGTAGCAACGTTCAAGTTTAG
- the lipA gene encoding lipoyl synthase produces MTTDTIAPQTRTPKPKWLRVKLPTGKKYTELRGLVDKYDLHTICTSGSCPNMGECWSEGTATFMILGNTCTRSCGFCGVKTGRPDTVDWDEPEKVARSIKLMQIKHAVITSVDRDDLKDMGSILWAETVKAIRRMNPETTLETLIPDFQGNERNIDRIIEVRPEVVSHNMETVKRLTREVRIQAKYERSLEVLRYLKDQGIARTKSGIMLGLGEQEDEVIQTLKDLRAVNLDIVTIGQYLQPSKKHLPVKQFITPDQFKKYETIGLELGFRHVESGALVRSSYKAQKHLT; encoded by the coding sequence ATGACAACAGATACTATAGCTCCACAAACTCGAACTCCAAAACCTAAATGGTTACGTGTAAAACTTCCAACCGGAAAGAAATATACAGAACTTAGAGGTTTAGTAGATAAATATGATCTTCACACCATTTGCACCTCTGGTAGTTGCCCAAATATGGGAGAATGCTGGAGTGAAGGAACAGCAACTTTCATGATCTTAGGTAATACATGTACCAGATCTTGCGGTTTCTGCGGTGTAAAAACAGGGAGACCAGATACGGTAGATTGGGATGAACCAGAAAAGGTTGCTAGATCTATTAAGCTAATGCAGATTAAGCATGCGGTTATAACAAGTGTAGATAGAGATGATCTTAAAGATATGGGATCTATTCTATGGGCAGAAACCGTAAAGGCTATTAGAAGAATGAATCCTGAAACTACGCTGGAAACATTAATTCCAGATTTTCAAGGAAATGAGCGTAACATAGATAGAATTATTGAGGTAAGACCTGAAGTAGTTTCTCATAATATGGAAACTGTAAAAAGGCTTACCAGAGAAGTTAGAATTCAAGCAAAATATGAGCGCAGCTTAGAAGTTCTTAGATACCTTAAAGACCAAGGAATTGCCAGAACTAAATCTGGTATTATGCTGGGACTTGGAGAACAAGAAGATGAAGTTATTCAAACTTTAAAAGATCTTAGAGCTGTAAATCTTGATATTGTAACTATAGGACAATATTTACAACCAAGTAAAAAGCACTTACCTGTAAAGCAATTTATTACTCCAGATCAATTTAAGAAATACGAGACAATAGGCCTTGAATTAGGATTTAGACACGTAGAAAGCGGAGCCTTGGTAAGATCTTCTTACAAAGCTCAAAAGCATTTAACTTAA
- a CDS encoding fasciclin domain-containing protein — MKLRKLTIVAVLSALAFTSCDDNKKKEQEEKDKMEMQEMEAEREAEMKANEDRMQMESNSIASKAMATAELSTLVSALQAAELAQMMKEEEGPFTVFAPTDDAFAKVPKATLDELMMPENKEKLQTVLKYHVVQDSITSDMLAKWISENDGSYAMKTVDGADLTAMMDGDKIVLKDGNGKTSTVVKADIQASNGVVHEIDAVVMKKS, encoded by the coding sequence ATGAAATTAAGAAAATTAACGATAGTTGCTGTATTATCAGCGCTTGCTTTTACATCTTGTGATGATAATAAAAAGAAAGAGCAAGAAGAAAAAGACAAAATGGAAATGCAGGAAATGGAAGCTGAAAGAGAAGCTGAAATGAAAGCAAATGAAGACCGTATGCAAATGGAGTCTAATAGTATAGCTTCTAAAGCTATGGCTACTGCGGAACTAAGTACTTTAGTTAGCGCATTACAGGCTGCTGAATTAGCACAAATGATGAAAGAAGAAGAAGGACCTTTTACAGTATTTGCACCAACAGATGATGCTTTTGCAAAAGTGCCTAAAGCTACTTTGGACGAATTGATGATGCCAGAGAATAAAGAAAAATTACAAACTGTGCTTAAATATCATGTAGTTCAGGATAGTATTACTTCTGATATGTTAGCAAAGTGGATATCAGAAAATGACGGTTCTTATGCTATGAAAACTGTAGATGGAGCAGATCTTACCGCTATGATGGACGGTGATAAAATTGTTCTTAAAGATGGTAATGGTAAAACTTCTACCGTAGTTAAGGCAGATATTCAAGCTTCTAATGGAGTTGTTCACGAAATTGATGCTGTTGTAATGAAGAAGTCATAA